Proteins encoded together in one Anopheles darlingi chromosome 3, idAnoDarlMG_H_01, whole genome shotgun sequence window:
- the LOC125955201 gene encoding uncharacterized protein LOC125955201 isoform X1 has product MATVVSLLANLHNSAFDQQQHPLQHQQHHPKHCFSPYGESTPEALLHRTVLGGRRTEPSAYYSQQQPTTLEAIDFQLLCRSLEEEFEQMEFTGGSSTYQYQQQQHEQQPAPQQQQQSPQQSISLANRRQQDYEQINTSYNLDNEDSYSGSPNNFQDYQNNFVDSPPDSKESWPVDYNKMHNTAAASTSGGNEAASSPTTNAVVVAAAAAAVVAAASSQQDGGGAGSYINNNAILPSRKRRMEWMSPQEEDTDGSDIKIANIDKEREVRRKGSMRWADELDLDLSNELSSNGYISDSLLNFPVFKQELPSPPQKPQQQQQQHPQGQHQLNQQHHQQALLQQQGNAGELSALQQSLPASGSGNGTGVGIGNGGNTNQQQQQQQQQQQQQQQQQQQVAQYQQQQGAQGSMNGGQALINNASIGTGLSTLQSFLQSNRLDTENNGAGVLQMHQDGSVASTAIRADRTHDDHNRFQYVLAAATSIATKNNEESLTYLNQGQSYEIKLKKLGDLSPFRGKILKSIIKICFHERRLQYMEREQMQLWQVSRPGERILDVDIPLSYGLLQVQPTSNNLLNTIEVFWDPMKEVGVYVKVNCISTEFTPKKHGGEKGVPFRIQVETFIDSSNGASGGLTNATNNAASANGATEDKDTIRPLHAAACQIKVFKLKGADRKHKQDREKILKRPVTEQEKYQRSCDCTILTDITSDIVLAPLGGGFSPDHIKRNVSPLLAGPTSPGQFNKLENIMTSVLQCNGGTVVSPTVKPLAGTMAVVPTPVPTSNPVGISNVSSTNGLCKSLPEQSQTVASGVLSPQQATEMEDYVSCITRETSPAGVAQWLIVHRLSSYAKTFAQFSGSDILRMSKDDLCKICGLADGIRMFNILHSKAITPRLTIYVSYEANIYHAIYLHLNTVAELVQSLSKIPGLLEALNALNTPNSTTSDGAGGGWTGSGSFVAVRAHGTSSGGTGVLKLVSQNSNGHLQRSSVPSPSSPISSSSSGLRPQLLINGPAGIQVLLTDDVLENVRDETLFQLELKPNGNILMKAVHNVTAPPTVTDGSIDDAIDGN; this is encoded by the exons ATGGCGACGGTCGTATCTCTGCTGGCCAACCTACACAACAGTGCctttgaccagcagcagcatccgttgcagcatcagcagcaccatccaaAGCATTGCTTTTCACCGTACGGCGAATCGACACCGGAAGCGTTACTTCACCGTACGGTTCTCGGTGGCAGGCGCACCGAACCGTCGGCCTACTACTCGCAACAACAGCCAACAACACTTGAGGCGATCGATTTCCAACTGCTGTGTCGTTCGCTTGAAGAAGAATTTGAACAAATGGAATTCACCGGCGGATCTAGTACGTATcagtaccaacagcagcaacacgaacagcaaccagcgccacagcagcaacagcaatcgccGCAGCAATCCATAAGCCTTGCCAACCGTCGTCAGCAAGATTACGAACAG ATCAATACCAGTTACAACCTGGACAACGAGGACTCGTACAGTGGTTCACCAAACAACTTTCAGGACTATCAGAACAACTTTGTCGATTCGCCACCGGACTCGAAAGAATCGTGGCCGGTGGACTACAACAAAATGCACAACACCGCTGCGGCTTCGACCAGCGGCGGTAATGAGGCAGCCAGTTCACCAACGACGAACGCCGTCgtagtggctgctgctgcagcggccgtCGTGGCCGCCGCCTCTTCCCAGcaagacggtggtggtgcgggttCTTACATCAATAACAATGCCATTCTACCGAGCCGAAAGCGCCGTATGGAGTGGATGTCTCCGCAGGAGGAAGACACCGATGGTTCCGATATCAAGATCGCCAACATCGATAAGGAACGTGAAGTTCGTCGTAAGG GAAGCATGCGATGGGCCGACgaactcgatctcgatcttaGCAACGAGCTATCAAGCAACGGATACATCAG tgattCGTTGTTAAACTTTCCCGTGTTTAAACAAGAGCTGCCGTCGCCTCCGCAAAAG ccgcagcaacaacagcagcagcatccacaagGACAACATCAGTTgaatcagcaacatcatcagcaagcACTGTTGCAGCAACAGGGAAATGCTGGAGAGCTTTCTGCTCTGCAGCAATCACTGCCTGCtagcggaagcggaaatggCACTGGCGTAGGTATTGGAAATGGAGGAAATactaatcagcagcagcaacaacaacaacaacagcagcaacaacagcagcagcaacagcagcaggtagctcaatatcagcagcaacagggagCACAAGGTTCTATGAATGGTGGACAAGCATTGATTAACAATGCATCGATCGGTACAGGGTTAAGCACTTTGCAGTCGTTCCTGCAGAGTAACCGACTGGACACTGAAAACAATGGA GCAGGTGTGCTGCAAATGCATCAGGATGGTAGCGTAGCCTCTACGGCAATACGTGCTGACCGTACTCATGACGATCACAACAG ATTCCAGTACGTGTTGGCGGCTGCTACATCGATAGCGACGAAGAACAATGAAGAATCTCTGACATACCTCAACCAGGGCCAAAGCTACGAAATCAAGCTGAAAAAGCTCGGTGATCTGTCTCCTTTTCGGGGTAAGATTTTGAAAAGTATTATCAAAATATGTTTCCACGAGCGCCGGTTGCAGTACATGGAGCGGGAGCAGATGCAGCTGTGGCAGGTTTCCCGGCCCGGTGAACGCATTCTAGAC GTCGACATTCCTCTGTCGTACGGATTGCTGCAGGTACAGCCAACCAGCAATAACCTGCTGAACACGATCGAAGTGTTCTGGGATCCGATGAAGGAGGTCGGTGTGTACGTGAAGGTGAACTGCATTTCGACCGAATTCACACCCAAAAAGCACGGCGGTGAAAAGGGTGTCCCATTCCGGATTCAGGTCGAAACCTTTATCGATAGTAGCAACGGGGCCAGCGGAGGGTTAACGAATGCCACGAATAACGCTGCAAGCGCTAATGGAGCCACGGAAGATAAAGACACGATCCGTCCTCTCCATGCGGCTGCTTGTCAGATAAAG GTGTTTAAACTGAAAGGTGCGGATCGGAAGCACAAACAGGATCGCGAGAAAATACTCAAACGCCCGGTGACAGAACAGGAAAAGTATCAACGGAGCTGCGACTGTACGATTCTGACGGATATCACGAGTGACATCGTCCTAGCTCCACTCGGCGGAGGTTTCAGCCCCGATCA CATCAAACGGAACGTCTCGCCCTTGTTGGCTGGACCAACGTCTCCGGGGCAGTTTAATAAGCTGGAGAACATAATGACCAGCGTTTTGCAGTGCAACGGTGGAACCGTAGTTTCACCAACTGTTAAGCCACTGGCTGGTACCATGGCTGTTGTACCGACACCAGTGCCAACCAGCAATCCGGTTGGTATCAGTAATGTGAGTTCTACGAACGGTCTCTGCAAATCGTTGCCAGAGCAGTCGCAAACTGTTGCCAGTGGGGTACTTTCACCACAGCAAGCAACGGAAATGGAGGATTATGTATCGTGTATTACACGCGAAACCAGCCCTGCTGGTGTGGCACAGTGGTTGATTGTACATCGACTGTCGTCCTACGCCAAAACGTTTGCCCAATTTTCCGGCTCCGACATATTGAG AATGTCCAAggatgatttatgcaaaatctGTGGTCTGGCAGATGGAATTAGAATGTTCAACATTCTTCACTCAAA AGCCATCACACCTCGGCTTACCATTTACGTGAGCTATGAGGCTAACATCTATCACGCGATCTATCTTCATCTAAACACCGTGGCCGAGTTGGTACAAAGTTTATCGAAAATTCCGGGTCTTCTCGAGGCACTTAATGCGCTCAATACGCCAAACTCGACCACTTCAGATGGAGCGGGCGGTGGCTGGACCGGTAGTGGATCTTTTGTCGCGGTTCGAGCGCACGGTACGAGCAGTGGCGGTACCGGTGTGCTGAAGCTGGTCTCTCAAAATAGCAACGGCCACCTTCAGCGATCATCAgttccatcgccatcgtcgccgatCTCTTCGTCATCGAGCGGACTCAGGCCGCAGCTACTGATCAACGGACCGGCCGGCATACAGGTGCTGCTGACCGACGACGTGCTGGAAAACGTTCGGGATGAAACGTTGTTTCAGCTGGAGCTGAAACCGAACGGAAACATTTTGATGAAAGCCGTCCATAATGTCACGGCACCACCCACCGTCACtgacggatcgatcgatgacgcCATCGATGGCAATTGA
- the LOC125955201 gene encoding uncharacterized protein LOC125955201 isoform X2, translating into MATVVSLLANLHNSAFDQQQHPLQHQQHHPKHCFSPYGESTPEALLHRTVLGGRRTEPSAYYSQQQPTTLEAIDFQLLCRSLEEEFEQMEFTGGSSTYQYQQQQHEQQPAPQQQQQSPQQSISLANRRQQDYEQINTSYNLDNEDSYSGSPNNFQDYQNNFVDSPPDSKESWPVDYNKMHNTAAASTSGGNEAASSPTTNAVVVAAAAAAVVAAASSQQDGGGAGSYINNNAILPSRKRRMEWMSPQEEDTDGSDIKIANIDKEREVRRKGSMRWADELDLDLSNELSSNGYISDSLLNFPVFKQELPSPPQKPQQQQQQHPQGQHQLNQQHHQQALLQQQGNAGELSALQQSLPASGSGNGTGVGIGNGGNTNQQQQQQQQQQQQQQQQQQQVAQYQQQQGAQGSMNGGQALINNASIGTGLSTLQSFLQSNRLDTENNGGVLQMHQDGSVASTAIRADRTHDDHNRFQYVLAAATSIATKNNEESLTYLNQGQSYEIKLKKLGDLSPFRGKILKSIIKICFHERRLQYMEREQMQLWQVSRPGERILDVDIPLSYGLLQVQPTSNNLLNTIEVFWDPMKEVGVYVKVNCISTEFTPKKHGGEKGVPFRIQVETFIDSSNGASGGLTNATNNAASANGATEDKDTIRPLHAAACQIKVFKLKGADRKHKQDREKILKRPVTEQEKYQRSCDCTILTDITSDIVLAPLGGGFSPDHIKRNVSPLLAGPTSPGQFNKLENIMTSVLQCNGGTVVSPTVKPLAGTMAVVPTPVPTSNPVGISNVSSTNGLCKSLPEQSQTVASGVLSPQQATEMEDYVSCITRETSPAGVAQWLIVHRLSSYAKTFAQFSGSDILRMSKDDLCKICGLADGIRMFNILHSKAITPRLTIYVSYEANIYHAIYLHLNTVAELVQSLSKIPGLLEALNALNTPNSTTSDGAGGGWTGSGSFVAVRAHGTSSGGTGVLKLVSQNSNGHLQRSSVPSPSSPISSSSSGLRPQLLINGPAGIQVLLTDDVLENVRDETLFQLELKPNGNILMKAVHNVTAPPTVTDGSIDDAIDGN; encoded by the exons ATGGCGACGGTCGTATCTCTGCTGGCCAACCTACACAACAGTGCctttgaccagcagcagcatccgttgcagcatcagcagcaccatccaaAGCATTGCTTTTCACCGTACGGCGAATCGACACCGGAAGCGTTACTTCACCGTACGGTTCTCGGTGGCAGGCGCACCGAACCGTCGGCCTACTACTCGCAACAACAGCCAACAACACTTGAGGCGATCGATTTCCAACTGCTGTGTCGTTCGCTTGAAGAAGAATTTGAACAAATGGAATTCACCGGCGGATCTAGTACGTATcagtaccaacagcagcaacacgaacagcaaccagcgccacagcagcaacagcaatcgccGCAGCAATCCATAAGCCTTGCCAACCGTCGTCAGCAAGATTACGAACAG ATCAATACCAGTTACAACCTGGACAACGAGGACTCGTACAGTGGTTCACCAAACAACTTTCAGGACTATCAGAACAACTTTGTCGATTCGCCACCGGACTCGAAAGAATCGTGGCCGGTGGACTACAACAAAATGCACAACACCGCTGCGGCTTCGACCAGCGGCGGTAATGAGGCAGCCAGTTCACCAACGACGAACGCCGTCgtagtggctgctgctgcagcggccgtCGTGGCCGCCGCCTCTTCCCAGcaagacggtggtggtgcgggttCTTACATCAATAACAATGCCATTCTACCGAGCCGAAAGCGCCGTATGGAGTGGATGTCTCCGCAGGAGGAAGACACCGATGGTTCCGATATCAAGATCGCCAACATCGATAAGGAACGTGAAGTTCGTCGTAAGG GAAGCATGCGATGGGCCGACgaactcgatctcgatcttaGCAACGAGCTATCAAGCAACGGATACATCAG tgattCGTTGTTAAACTTTCCCGTGTTTAAACAAGAGCTGCCGTCGCCTCCGCAAAAG ccgcagcaacaacagcagcagcatccacaagGACAACATCAGTTgaatcagcaacatcatcagcaagcACTGTTGCAGCAACAGGGAAATGCTGGAGAGCTTTCTGCTCTGCAGCAATCACTGCCTGCtagcggaagcggaaatggCACTGGCGTAGGTATTGGAAATGGAGGAAATactaatcagcagcagcaacaacaacaacaacagcagcaacaacagcagcagcaacagcagcaggtagctcaatatcagcagcaacagggagCACAAGGTTCTATGAATGGTGGACAAGCATTGATTAACAATGCATCGATCGGTACAGGGTTAAGCACTTTGCAGTCGTTCCTGCAGAGTAACCGACTGGACACTGAAAACAATGGAG GTGTGCTGCAAATGCATCAGGATGGTAGCGTAGCCTCTACGGCAATACGTGCTGACCGTACTCATGACGATCACAACAG ATTCCAGTACGTGTTGGCGGCTGCTACATCGATAGCGACGAAGAACAATGAAGAATCTCTGACATACCTCAACCAGGGCCAAAGCTACGAAATCAAGCTGAAAAAGCTCGGTGATCTGTCTCCTTTTCGGGGTAAGATTTTGAAAAGTATTATCAAAATATGTTTCCACGAGCGCCGGTTGCAGTACATGGAGCGGGAGCAGATGCAGCTGTGGCAGGTTTCCCGGCCCGGTGAACGCATTCTAGAC GTCGACATTCCTCTGTCGTACGGATTGCTGCAGGTACAGCCAACCAGCAATAACCTGCTGAACACGATCGAAGTGTTCTGGGATCCGATGAAGGAGGTCGGTGTGTACGTGAAGGTGAACTGCATTTCGACCGAATTCACACCCAAAAAGCACGGCGGTGAAAAGGGTGTCCCATTCCGGATTCAGGTCGAAACCTTTATCGATAGTAGCAACGGGGCCAGCGGAGGGTTAACGAATGCCACGAATAACGCTGCAAGCGCTAATGGAGCCACGGAAGATAAAGACACGATCCGTCCTCTCCATGCGGCTGCTTGTCAGATAAAG GTGTTTAAACTGAAAGGTGCGGATCGGAAGCACAAACAGGATCGCGAGAAAATACTCAAACGCCCGGTGACAGAACAGGAAAAGTATCAACGGAGCTGCGACTGTACGATTCTGACGGATATCACGAGTGACATCGTCCTAGCTCCACTCGGCGGAGGTTTCAGCCCCGATCA CATCAAACGGAACGTCTCGCCCTTGTTGGCTGGACCAACGTCTCCGGGGCAGTTTAATAAGCTGGAGAACATAATGACCAGCGTTTTGCAGTGCAACGGTGGAACCGTAGTTTCACCAACTGTTAAGCCACTGGCTGGTACCATGGCTGTTGTACCGACACCAGTGCCAACCAGCAATCCGGTTGGTATCAGTAATGTGAGTTCTACGAACGGTCTCTGCAAATCGTTGCCAGAGCAGTCGCAAACTGTTGCCAGTGGGGTACTTTCACCACAGCAAGCAACGGAAATGGAGGATTATGTATCGTGTATTACACGCGAAACCAGCCCTGCTGGTGTGGCACAGTGGTTGATTGTACATCGACTGTCGTCCTACGCCAAAACGTTTGCCCAATTTTCCGGCTCCGACATATTGAG AATGTCCAAggatgatttatgcaaaatctGTGGTCTGGCAGATGGAATTAGAATGTTCAACATTCTTCACTCAAA AGCCATCACACCTCGGCTTACCATTTACGTGAGCTATGAGGCTAACATCTATCACGCGATCTATCTTCATCTAAACACCGTGGCCGAGTTGGTACAAAGTTTATCGAAAATTCCGGGTCTTCTCGAGGCACTTAATGCGCTCAATACGCCAAACTCGACCACTTCAGATGGAGCGGGCGGTGGCTGGACCGGTAGTGGATCTTTTGTCGCGGTTCGAGCGCACGGTACGAGCAGTGGCGGTACCGGTGTGCTGAAGCTGGTCTCTCAAAATAGCAACGGCCACCTTCAGCGATCATCAgttccatcgccatcgtcgccgatCTCTTCGTCATCGAGCGGACTCAGGCCGCAGCTACTGATCAACGGACCGGCCGGCATACAGGTGCTGCTGACCGACGACGTGCTGGAAAACGTTCGGGATGAAACGTTGTTTCAGCTGGAGCTGAAACCGAACGGAAACATTTTGATGAAAGCCGTCCATAATGTCACGGCACCACCCACCGTCACtgacggatcgatcgatgacgcCATCGATGGCAATTGA
- the LOC125955201 gene encoding uncharacterized protein LOC125955201 isoform X3, giving the protein MCETYGFGCDTMDKDCLRKRLKCVTTGGSSTGYEQSNGGNNLNPIATNSATSTTNHTANNNDLGSMRWADELDLDLSNELSSNGYISDSLLNFPVFKQELPSPPQKPQQQQQQHPQGQHQLNQQHHQQALLQQQGNAGELSALQQSLPASGSGNGTGVGIGNGGNTNQQQQQQQQQQQQQQQQQQQVAQYQQQQGAQGSMNGGQALINNASIGTGLSTLQSFLQSNRLDTENNGAGVLQMHQDGSVASTAIRADRTHDDHNRFQYVLAAATSIATKNNEESLTYLNQGQSYEIKLKKLGDLSPFRGKILKSIIKICFHERRLQYMEREQMQLWQVSRPGERILDVDIPLSYGLLQVQPTSNNLLNTIEVFWDPMKEVGVYVKVNCISTEFTPKKHGGEKGVPFRIQVETFIDSSNGASGGLTNATNNAASANGATEDKDTIRPLHAAACQIKVFKLKGADRKHKQDREKILKRPVTEQEKYQRSCDCTILTDITSDIVLAPLGGGFSPDHIKRNVSPLLAGPTSPGQFNKLENIMTSVLQCNGGTVVSPTVKPLAGTMAVVPTPVPTSNPVGISNVSSTNGLCKSLPEQSQTVASGVLSPQQATEMEDYVSCITRETSPAGVAQWLIVHRLSSYAKTFAQFSGSDILRMSKDDLCKICGLADGIRMFNILHSKAITPRLTIYVSYEANIYHAIYLHLNTVAELVQSLSKIPGLLEALNALNTPNSTTSDGAGGGWTGSGSFVAVRAHGTSSGGTGVLKLVSQNSNGHLQRSSVPSPSSPISSSSSGLRPQLLINGPAGIQVLLTDDVLENVRDETLFQLELKPNGNILMKAVHNVTAPPTVTDGSIDDAIDGN; this is encoded by the exons ATGTGTGAAACGTATGGTTTTGGCTGTGACACGATGGATAAGGATTGTCTTCGAAAGCGTTTGAAATGTGTAACCACGGGCGGCAGCTCGACCGGCTATGAGCAGAGCAATGGCGGCAACAATCTGAACCCCATTGCCACAAATAGTGCCACCAGCACGACGAATCACACAGCAAATAACAACGATCTAG GAAGCATGCGATGGGCCGACgaactcgatctcgatcttaGCAACGAGCTATCAAGCAACGGATACATCAG tgattCGTTGTTAAACTTTCCCGTGTTTAAACAAGAGCTGCCGTCGCCTCCGCAAAAG ccgcagcaacaacagcagcagcatccacaagGACAACATCAGTTgaatcagcaacatcatcagcaagcACTGTTGCAGCAACAGGGAAATGCTGGAGAGCTTTCTGCTCTGCAGCAATCACTGCCTGCtagcggaagcggaaatggCACTGGCGTAGGTATTGGAAATGGAGGAAATactaatcagcagcagcaacaacaacaacaacagcagcaacaacagcagcagcaacagcagcaggtagctcaatatcagcagcaacagggagCACAAGGTTCTATGAATGGTGGACAAGCATTGATTAACAATGCATCGATCGGTACAGGGTTAAGCACTTTGCAGTCGTTCCTGCAGAGTAACCGACTGGACACTGAAAACAATGGA GCAGGTGTGCTGCAAATGCATCAGGATGGTAGCGTAGCCTCTACGGCAATACGTGCTGACCGTACTCATGACGATCACAACAG ATTCCAGTACGTGTTGGCGGCTGCTACATCGATAGCGACGAAGAACAATGAAGAATCTCTGACATACCTCAACCAGGGCCAAAGCTACGAAATCAAGCTGAAAAAGCTCGGTGATCTGTCTCCTTTTCGGGGTAAGATTTTGAAAAGTATTATCAAAATATGTTTCCACGAGCGCCGGTTGCAGTACATGGAGCGGGAGCAGATGCAGCTGTGGCAGGTTTCCCGGCCCGGTGAACGCATTCTAGAC GTCGACATTCCTCTGTCGTACGGATTGCTGCAGGTACAGCCAACCAGCAATAACCTGCTGAACACGATCGAAGTGTTCTGGGATCCGATGAAGGAGGTCGGTGTGTACGTGAAGGTGAACTGCATTTCGACCGAATTCACACCCAAAAAGCACGGCGGTGAAAAGGGTGTCCCATTCCGGATTCAGGTCGAAACCTTTATCGATAGTAGCAACGGGGCCAGCGGAGGGTTAACGAATGCCACGAATAACGCTGCAAGCGCTAATGGAGCCACGGAAGATAAAGACACGATCCGTCCTCTCCATGCGGCTGCTTGTCAGATAAAG GTGTTTAAACTGAAAGGTGCGGATCGGAAGCACAAACAGGATCGCGAGAAAATACTCAAACGCCCGGTGACAGAACAGGAAAAGTATCAACGGAGCTGCGACTGTACGATTCTGACGGATATCACGAGTGACATCGTCCTAGCTCCACTCGGCGGAGGTTTCAGCCCCGATCA CATCAAACGGAACGTCTCGCCCTTGTTGGCTGGACCAACGTCTCCGGGGCAGTTTAATAAGCTGGAGAACATAATGACCAGCGTTTTGCAGTGCAACGGTGGAACCGTAGTTTCACCAACTGTTAAGCCACTGGCTGGTACCATGGCTGTTGTACCGACACCAGTGCCAACCAGCAATCCGGTTGGTATCAGTAATGTGAGTTCTACGAACGGTCTCTGCAAATCGTTGCCAGAGCAGTCGCAAACTGTTGCCAGTGGGGTACTTTCACCACAGCAAGCAACGGAAATGGAGGATTATGTATCGTGTATTACACGCGAAACCAGCCCTGCTGGTGTGGCACAGTGGTTGATTGTACATCGACTGTCGTCCTACGCCAAAACGTTTGCCCAATTTTCCGGCTCCGACATATTGAG AATGTCCAAggatgatttatgcaaaatctGTGGTCTGGCAGATGGAATTAGAATGTTCAACATTCTTCACTCAAA AGCCATCACACCTCGGCTTACCATTTACGTGAGCTATGAGGCTAACATCTATCACGCGATCTATCTTCATCTAAACACCGTGGCCGAGTTGGTACAAAGTTTATCGAAAATTCCGGGTCTTCTCGAGGCACTTAATGCGCTCAATACGCCAAACTCGACCACTTCAGATGGAGCGGGCGGTGGCTGGACCGGTAGTGGATCTTTTGTCGCGGTTCGAGCGCACGGTACGAGCAGTGGCGGTACCGGTGTGCTGAAGCTGGTCTCTCAAAATAGCAACGGCCACCTTCAGCGATCATCAgttccatcgccatcgtcgccgatCTCTTCGTCATCGAGCGGACTCAGGCCGCAGCTACTGATCAACGGACCGGCCGGCATACAGGTGCTGCTGACCGACGACGTGCTGGAAAACGTTCGGGATGAAACGTTGTTTCAGCTGGAGCTGAAACCGAACGGAAACATTTTGATGAAAGCCGTCCATAATGTCACGGCACCACCCACCGTCACtgacggatcgatcgatgacgcCATCGATGGCAATTGA
- the LOC125955216 gene encoding uncharacterized protein LOC125955216 isoform X1: MATVNDFRENPFEEALNSVALAELLQDDEKRSLAQQFQENLRSLADMFVNLSDEEKHKFAAEFKGKFVKTLSHLNEFSKQRKVVQSFDGSGSTGTSDLTGLPSQLSSLPLVGFLFSGGSSWSIVAGYLVLLFVLLLLTFFGYKLYLSLTEKERKREEKLKAKQEKSKKKK, encoded by the exons ATGGCAACGGTGAACGACTTCCGGGAGAATCCATTCGAAGAGGCCCTTAACTCGGTGGCTCTGGCGGAGCTGCTACAGGATGACGAGAAACGCTCGTTGGCGCAGCAATTCCAGGAGAATCTGCGTTCACTTGCCGACATGTTTGTCAATCTGTCCGACGAAGAGAAGCACAAGTTTGCGGCCGAATTTAAGGGGAAGTTTGTTAAAACGCTCTCCCATCTAAACGAGTTCTCGAAACAGAGGAAAGTCGTTCAATCGTTCGATGGTAGTGGATCGACCGGTACATCAGATCTTACTGGATTACCGTCTCAGCTCAGCTCGTTACCCTTGGTAGGATTCTTGTTCTCCGGGGGTAGCTCCTGGTCAATCGTGGCTGGATATTTGGTGCTATTAttcgttttgctgcttttga CATTCTTCGGCTACAAGCTCTACCTGTCGCTCACCGAGAAGGAACGAAAGCGCGAGGAAAAACTGAAGGCGAAGCAggagaaatcgaagaaaaagaaatga
- the LOC125955216 gene encoding uncharacterized protein LOC125955216 isoform X2 produces MGDVAEDVFNSIGSDAPLDGAGSAPPIGGNPGEGFKMPSMEEFLSMLEHMDGLSDEEKEQLRADVTQNSLRRRLQAGLSDYLVFIVMLAIMLGVFAFFGYKLYLSLTEKERKREEKLKAKQEKSKKKK; encoded by the exons ATGGGAGACGTGGCAGAAGATGTGTTCAATTCGATCGGTTCCGATGCGCCTCTGGATGGTGCCGGTTCCGCTCCGCCGATAGGCGGTAATCCTGGCGAAGGTTTCAAGATGCCGTCGATGGAGGAGTTCCTCAGCATGCTCGAACATATGGATGGGCTTTcggatgaggagaaggagcagctcCGGGCAGATGTAACGCAAAATTCGTTACGCCGTCGGCTGCAGGCCGGTCTGAGCGATTATCTGGTGTTCATCGTGATGCTAGCGATCATGCTAGGCGTGTTCG CATTCTTCGGCTACAAGCTCTACCTGTCGCTCACCGAGAAGGAACGAAAGCGCGAGGAAAAACTGAAGGCGAAGCAggagaaatcgaagaaaaagaaatga